ACTCGTGTACGTCGGCGCCGACGCGCTCTACCACCGCGTGTTCCAGGAGTTCGGCTACTCCGACGAGGAGATGCGCGAGTGGATCCCGGCCCCGGCTCACCAGCCGTGGTGGCTGCTGCAGAACATGTCCGCCTTCCCGCATCCCGTTTCGCGTCAACTCCTGGACAGGAGAGCCGCGTTGGGGCGGCGCATCACCGACCGGCTGCGCGAGCTCGGCATGACCCCCGTCCTCCCCGGATACTTCGGGACGGTCCCGCCCGGCTTCGAAGCGAAGAATCCCGGCGCGAAAACCGTGCCGCAGGGCGACTGGGTCGGCTTCGCGCGGCCCGACTGGCTCGACCCGCGCACCGAACACTTCGGCCGGGTGGCCGCCGCCTTCTACCGCCGGCAGGACGAGCTGTTCGGCACCTCGACCATGTACAAGATGGATCTTCTCCATGAGGGCGGGAAGCCGGGTGACGTGCCGGTCCCGGAGGCCGCGAAGGCCGTCGAGGCGGCCCTCCAGGACGCGCATCCCGGCGCCACCTGGGTGATCCTCGGCTGGCAGAGCAACCCGCCCAAGGCCATCGTCGACGCCGTCGACAAGTCGAGGATGCTGGTGGTCGACGGCCTCTCCGACCGCTTCCCGAAGATCACCGACCGCGAGTCCGACTGGAACGACACCCCGTACACCTTCGGCTCGATCTGGAACTTCGGCGGACACACGACACTCGGCGCCAACACCCCCGACTGGGCCGCGCTCTACGAAAAGTGGCGCACCGAGGAAGGCAGCACGCAGCGCGGCATCTCCCTGATGCCGGAAGCCGCCGACAACAACCCCGCCGCCTTCGAGCTCTTCTCCGAACTGGCTTGGCGAACAGGTGACTTGGACCTCAAGCAGTGGTTCGCCGACTGGGCCGTGTCCCGCTACGGCGCCGCCGATCCGCACGCGTCCGCCGCCTGGGACATCCTGCGCCGCACCGCGTACGGCACGACCCGCGCCGACGAGTGGTCCGAGGGCGCGGACGGCCTCTTCGGCGCACGCCCCGACCTCGCGGCGAAGTCGGCCGCCGCCTGGTCACCGATGGCGATGCGGTACCCACTCGCCGACTTCGAACCCGCACTCAGGGAACTCACCTCAGTCCACGTCGAGTTGAGGGCCTCTTCCGCCTACCGCCGCGACCTCCTCGACGTGGCCCGCCAAGCGCTCTCCAACCGCAGCCGCACCCTCCTCCCCCAGATCAAGCAGGCGTACGACGACCGGGACACCGCCCGCTTCGACCGGCTGACCCGGACCTGGCTCGGTCACATGGACCTGCTCGACAAGCTGGTGGCCACCGACTCCCGTCACCTCCTGGGGCGTTGGGTCGCGGACGC
This Streptomyces sp. NBC_01283 DNA region includes the following protein-coding sequences:
- a CDS encoding alpha-N-acetylglucosaminidase translates to MPLARRTFLTALAGTTGAAVACSGSVADGAATPASGAAAAVDAARRLLPRHWQQLTFTTAGAADTFRISGRRGHIVVAGPTPAVQLTGLRHYLKHSAHASITWAGSQLDLPDLLPGLDKAVTRTANAPHRFVLNDTNDGYTGAYHDWSYWEREIDVLALHGYNEVLVYVGADALYHRVFQEFGYSDEEMREWIPAPAHQPWWLLQNMSAFPHPVSRQLLDRRAALGRRITDRLRELGMTPVLPGYFGTVPPGFEAKNPGAKTVPQGDWVGFARPDWLDPRTEHFGRVAAAFYRRQDELFGTSTMYKMDLLHEGGKPGDVPVPEAAKAVEAALQDAHPGATWVILGWQSNPPKAIVDAVDKSRMLVVDGLSDRFPKITDRESDWNDTPYTFGSIWNFGGHTTLGANTPDWAALYEKWRTEEGSTQRGISLMPEAADNNPAAFELFSELAWRTGDLDLKQWFADWAVSRYGAADPHASAAWDILRRTAYGTTRADEWSEGADGLFGARPDLAAKSAAAWSPMAMRYPLADFEPALRELTSVHVELRASSAYRRDLLDVARQALSNRSRTLLPQIKQAYDDRDTARFDRLTRTWLGHMDLLDKLVATDSRHLLGRWVADARSWGADAEEREHLAYDQLSLLTVWGTRAGADAGLRDYANREWAGLVGGLYRLRWDTYFKELRAALGEGREPKAVDWFALEDGWIRDPGRLAARPTGDTYKVAVQVRERLTGTR